Sequence from the Corallococcus soli genome:
CGGCGTCATCACCTCCACCTTCCTCACCCTGCTGGTGGTGCCGGTGGTGTTCGCGGCCATGGAGAAGCTGTCCTTCGGCCGCAAGCGGCCCCGGACGCCCGACACGCTCGCCACGCCGCCCACGGACGTGCACGTGGCGACCGACCGCGCGGCCTGAGGCGGCGCGCGTCGCCGCGCCTGACGGAAGTCCTTCACGGGGCGCGAGGGCCATCTGCCTCGCGCCCCGTCGTGTTTTCAGCGCCCCTGGACGCAAGCCGCCCGGGGACGGCGGGGGAGCGCGGGGGGAGGCGAAGGACCCGCCCTGCCAGGTCAGGCCCGCTTCGCCAGGGGCAGACGCAGGGGGGCCCGGCGCGGTGTCTCACGCGCCCCATGAAATGTTTCACTCGGGGGATAAAGATACACAGACGCGGACGGCGGAGCTGTCACGCACGTCGCGGGCGCTGTGAGGGGATGCAGCGAGCCTCATCCGGCGTGGGGGGCGCCTCGTGGGGAGGTGCCTGCCTTCACGGCCGTGGATGTGACCTGTCAGGTGTCTTGGATTGATGGGAACGCGGGCACCCGTCTCCGGACGGCGACAGCGGGAGACGGGGCCTCACGAGGTCCTTCGCGGTAGCGAAAGTCGCGCTGCTTCAGCGACCGGCGGCCGCCTGGCCTTCATTGTTCAGCGACAGCCGCACGCGGGCCTTGGCCAGCTGGCTCTGCGCTTCCTCGAGCGACACACAGTCCACCGTGATGTCGTCGTTGGGCGAGGCCTCCGACGCCACGCGGGCCGTCTGCAGCCGCGCGATGGTGGAGTCCGACACGTGCGCGCACATCACACAGCCATTCTTGCGCCCGTGGGTGATGACCTCGGAGAACAGGTTCGCCGATTCCGGCTCCAGCGGGCGAAGCCCCCGCATGTCAGCCAGCACCAGGTGCCGCCCTCCGCCGTAGCTGTCCGTGGCCTTGCGGTAGACCGCCACGTACTCCTTCATCTCATTGGGCCGCATGAAACCGCTCATGCGGGCAGTGATGGTCCGACGGCTCACATCGTTGGTGACTTCGAACATGGTGCGCCCCTCCCTCGCGGTGCAAAGCCTAACAGACGTCTTTGTGACTTTGTACAGGCCCCCCCGCGATTCTCCTGGGGGTGCAGGGTTTGAAAGGAATTGCGTGTTTTTCCTTCTCGGCAGGTTGTAAAAATGAAGAAGCCCGGCCGCGCGCGCGCGAGACCGGGCTTCCGGATCCGGGCGGGGGCCCGGGATCGGCTTGGGGCGACCGCTCAGGCGGCGCGGACGTTCTGGGCCTGCAGACCCTTGGGGCCGCGGGTCACTTCGAACTCCACCTTCTGGCCCTCGGCCAGGGTGCGGAAGCCATCCATGTTGATGGCGCTGTGGTGGCAGAACACGTCCTCACCACCGCCGTCCTGCGTGATGAAGCCAAAGCCCTTCGCATCGTTGAACCACTTCACCGTACCAGTAGCCATGAATCGTCTTCTCTTTGTGGGTGGGGCGTGGCACCCCCGCCCTGGGGCGGCCGGTCCTCTCGAAATGTGAGGGCCTGAGTGCGAACAGCAGTTTGCCCGGGGGGGAGGGGTGGGTGGAAGCCCCCCTGGCGACCAGCCGACAGTTCGGCGGGTGGGCAGCTTTCCCACCCGACCAGGAACAGGCAGGCGGGCAGGAGTCCCGGGGCGCTCCAGCGTCCGGGCCGGGAGGCGTGGCTACCGTTCGTGGAAGGGTCCCGTCCCCCGGAAACGGGCGGGAGAGGAGACATGCCATGTACCAGGTCCAAGCCCCGCAGGCCGTGCTGCCCCCCGTTCCTCCGCGTCCCGAGCGTGTCTTGAGTCGGGAGTGGCGCCGGCTGGTGGACCACAGCGCGGCGGCGGGCATCCTGTCGCGGCCCCTGTTCGGCCGGCTGCCGCTGCGCCGCGTGCTGTCGCAGGACGTGCACTCCGTCCTGGACTACGTGGCGGGCGCCGCGCTGGTGGGCGCGGGCGTGGCGGCCGGCGGCGGGGCGGCGAAGGCGACCGGGTGGGCCCTGGGCGGGGGCGTGCTGGGTGTGTCGCTGCTCACGGACTACCAGCTGAGCCTCACGAAGCTCGTCCCCATCGAAGCGCATGAGCTGGCCGACTACGCCTATGGGCTGGGAGCGGTGCTGGCGCCGTTCGTGTTCGGGTACGCGAAGCGCCATCCCGGGGTGGCCGCGGTGCACGTGCTGGTGGGCGCCGTCACCGTGGTGGCGTCGCTGTTCACGGACTACCGCTGCCAGACGGGCATGCACCTGGGCGGGGAGCTGGCCACGGATCCGGAAGGCATCGGGGCCTGAGTCCCGCCGGGGCGGGGCGACGGACGCCTTCGCTGTCCCGCCCGGCTCAGGGCCTCAGGCGCAGCAGGAAGCCATCCTGGAGCCGCTGGGAGGGCCCGTCCTCGGGAATGGGCCGGTGCAGCCCTCCCGCGAGCAGCACGCCCCCGGCGGAGTCCACGGACACGCTCCTGGCATTGGACGACGTGCCCGCGCTGGCGAAGCCTCGTACCCAGAGCGACGTGCCTTCGTCCGGCAACAGCTTGGCGACATACAGCCCGGCGGGCAGCTCCGCGCCGCCCAGGGCCCGGCCACCATCATGGCTGCCGGCCACCGTGAGCTGGCCTGCTTCGTCGGTGGTGACCACCGGGGCCCCGGTGGGGAAGGTGCGCGCCCAACGCTGGCTGCCCTGGGCGTCGTAGGCCAGGAGGAAGCCGTCGCGCGAGTCGGCGCGGTGCCAGGCATTCTTGAAGTAGAGCCGGCCGCTGAAGCCGCCGCCCACGAAGACGCGGTCGGGGCCCACGGCCACGGACAGCGCGGAGCCATCCGTGCCGCGCACGTCGTGGCTCCACACGTGGTCGCCGTCGTGGGTGAGCTTCACCACGAAGGGCGTGCGCTGGCGCACGGTAAGGAAGGTGGCGTCGCCGAAGGACACCGCCCCCGCGTAGCCGCCCACCACGTGCACGTCGCCGAAGACGTCCACCGCCACCGCGCGCGCGGAGACTTCACCTTCGCCCACGGGCGTCCACACGCGGCTCCAGCGCTGTTCGCCGTTCGGCCCTACGCGCAGCGCGAAGCCCGCGTGTCTGCCATTGGGCGCGGACTTCAATCCCTCTCCAAGGTCGCGCTGGCCGGTGAAGTCCCCCACCACCACCGCGCCGCCGTCGTTGTCGGACGTGACGGCGTTCACCGCGACGGGACCTTCCCCCGGCAGCGAGCGCACCCAGTCCAGGGCGCCCTCGCCGCTCAGCCGGACGAGGAATGGCCCCTCCGGCAGCGTCGCGCCGTCGCGGGTGAAGCCCGCGGACGTGCCCGCGACGAAGACGTGGTCGCTGGCATCCACCGCCAGCCCCCCCACGCGCGCCCGCGCTTCACTCCGGGGCGTCCAGCCCCGGGCCCAGCGCAGCGTGCCTTCCGAAGAGAAACGCGCCACCAACAGATGCGGCGCCACGACATTGCGGTCGAAGGGCAGGGGCCCCGCCCCCAGATTGATGGGCTCCTGATAGGTGGCGGCGACGAGGACGTCCCCGTTGGAGGTCACCACCGCGTGCGGCGCCTGCTGATCCCCAATCATCAGGGTCCGCGACCACGCATGGGCCTCCACGCCCTCTTGCCCCACCTGTCCGCCCACCTCGTCGAGCACCGGGATGCGCGGTGTCGTAGCCCGGGCTTCCTCGCACCCCACGAGGAACAGCAGCCCCCCCACGCTCACCGCCATCCGAAACCACGCCACCGTCGCCACCCCGTCCCGGTCTCGACCCACCAACCCCGACTCCCCCACCCTTCAACCGCGCCCTGACCCTTCTGCAAGCACGCGGCCAAGGCCCTCGGGTGAAGGTGTTCCGTCGGGGAAGGCCATGGGAGGCCGCCTTGGGGGCACGCCGCGTGTCCGCCACCCGGTAATTCCTCCCGACTTCGGGGTGGGGCGGCGGTAAAGAAAGACGCCCGCGCGGGCTGCCCTCCTGGGGGCCCGGCGGGCGTGCGTGGACCGCGGCGCTGAGCGCGCGCGACGGCTTGCTACAGGACCTTCACCGGCACTTCCTTGAGCACCTGGTCGCCGCGCATGATGGAGACGGTCCACGCGCCGGGCTTCGCCAGCTTCACGCCGGTCCACTGCCGCGCGCGCCAGCCTTCGCCCTTCACCTTCACGTCCTTCGTCTCGCGCACGGTGGCGCCCTGCTTCACCTGCACCGTCAGGTCCTCGACGGAGTCGCCCTGGGGCACCAGGTAGCTCTGCCACAGCATCACGGCGGTGCCCGCCTTGACGCCCTCGGGGCCCACCTCGGCGGTGCACTCGTACTTGTTGGGGCCGTCCTTGGCCACCTCGGTGCACAGCTTGGCTTCCACCAGCACGGGGCCCTGGCCCTGGCCCTTGTAGAAGAAGTTCCAGGTGTCGCGCACCGCGTCCGCGCTGGGGGCCTTCACCGGCTGCGCCGCCGGGGCCGCCGCCTCCTGCGCTCCCGCGACCGTCGCCACACCCAGCACCGCGCACAGCACGCTTCCGTTGAGCAAGCTCTTCATGTTCGGGGTCCCCTCGTTTGGATGTCGAAAGGGGCCGTCCCACGTCCGGCCCCATGTGTGCCTGTCTACCATGAAACAACGTCGGGTCATTCCGCCCTACCCGAACAGCAGGAAGCCCAGCGTCACCAGCGGCAGGTAGACGAGGAACGCGACCAGGAGGAAGCCGAGGATGTCCTTGAACTCCAGCCGCGCCACGGCCAGCAGCGGCAGCGCCCAGAAGGGCTGGATGAGGTCGGTGGCCATGTCGCCCCACGCGTACGCCAGCACCACCTTCTCCGGCGCCACGCCCAGCCGGCCCGCGGCCTCCAACAGATACGGTGCTTCAATGGCCCACTTGGAGCCGCCGGAGGGCACGAAGTAGTTCACCACGCCGCTGTACAGGTACACGATGGCGGGGAAGGTCTCCCGCGTGGACAGGGACACGAAGAGCTCCCCGATGCGGTCCGTCAGCCCCGTGGCCTTGAAGATGCCGTAGATGCCCGCGTACAGCGGGAACTGCAGCACGATGCCGTGCAGCACGCTGGCGGCCTCCTCGCTCGCCTTGAGCAGCCGCGCGGGCGTGCCGTGCAGCAGCACCGCCAGCACCAGGAAGGTGAAGTTCACCACGTTGAGGTTGAGCGCGCGCCAGCCGCCGTGCAGCCACAGGTGCCGCGCGAACCACGCCAGGCCCAGCACGCCGAAGACGACGTTGAGCAGCCACGCGTGGTCCAGCCACTCCGCGGGGCTGAGCTTCCCGGAGGGCTTCGGGGGCGGGGTGAAGTCCGCCAGCTTCTCCAGCACCGCGGGCTCCACGCGCACGGTGCGCTCCGGCGACGGGTGCAGCGCCCAGGCGAGCGCCGTGAGCAGCGCCACCGCGCTCAGCGTGAGGCCCACGTTGAAGGCGGAGAACAGGGTCCGGTCGATGGGGATGATCCCCAGCTGCTTCTCCAGGAAGTGCCCCGGCGTCGCGACCAGCAGCGGCGCGGAGGCGGACAGGCCCGCGTGCCAGGTGGCGCCCAGGCCGAAGTACGCGCACGCCACCAGCAGCCGGTAGTCCACGTCCGGCCGCCGCCGCGCGATGAAGCGCACCAGCATGGCGCTGGCCACCAGCGACAGGCCCCAGTTGAAGTACGCGAGCGC
This genomic interval carries:
- a CDS encoding cold-shock protein; protein product: MATGTVKWFNDAKGFGFITQDGGGEDVFCHHSAINMDGFRTLAEGQKVEFEVTRGPKGLQAQNVRAA
- a CDS encoding SPW repeat domain-containing protein, with the translated sequence MYQVQAPQAVLPPVPPRPERVLSREWRRLVDHSAAAGILSRPLFGRLPLRRVLSQDVHSVLDYVAGAALVGAGVAAGGGAAKATGWALGGGVLGVSLLTDYQLSLTKLVPIEAHELADYAYGLGAVLAPFVFGYAKRHPGVAAVHVLVGAVTVVASLFTDYRCQTGMHLGGELATDPEGIGA
- a CDS encoding short-chain fatty acid transporter, whose protein sequence is METLVRLAEGLGRFSSRFVPSAFAIAVLLTLLTLALAVGWVGAPPAGVLDAWGGGFWELLTFSMQMALVMFTGYLLALTAPVKALLEKVASLPKSPRGATALMAAVSMALAYFNWGLSLVASAMLVRFIARRRPDVDYRLLVACAYFGLGATWHAGLSASAPLLVATPGHFLEKQLGIIPIDRTLFSAFNVGLTLSAVALLTALAWALHPSPERTVRVEPAVLEKLADFTPPPKPSGKLSPAEWLDHAWLLNVVFGVLGLAWFARHLWLHGGWRALNLNVVNFTFLVLAVLLHGTPARLLKASEEAASVLHGIVLQFPLYAGIYGIFKATGLTDRIGELFVSLSTRETFPAIVYLYSGVVNYFVPSGGSKWAIEAPYLLEAAGRLGVAPEKVVLAYAWGDMATDLIQPFWALPLLAVARLEFKDILGFLLVAFLVYLPLVTLGFLLFG